From the Nocardiopsis changdeensis genome, one window contains:
- the ctaD gene encoding cytochrome c oxidase subunit I, producing the protein MSTTTTPTHSATQGLPGRKGSMIVNWLTSTDHKIIGYMYLITSFGFFLFGGVLALLMRAELFLPGMQVMSNEQFNQMFTMHGTIMLLMFATPLFVGFSNIIMPLQIGAPDVAFPRMNLFGYYLFLFGSLIAISGFITPGGAASFGWFAYTPLSDAVRSPGLGGDLWILGLAVSGLGTILSAVNFITTGLCMRAPGMTMFRMPIFTWNTLLTSVLVLIAFPVLTAALIALGADRMVGTQVYNAEHGGAILWQHLFWFFGHPEVYIIALPFFGIATEILPVFSRKPIFGYKSLVAATIAIAGLSVTVWAHHMFPTGAVLLPFFSFMTFLIAVPTGVKFFNWIGTMWRGQLTFETPMLFTIGFLVTFLFGGLTGVLLASPPIDFHVTDSYFVVAHFHYVVFGTVVFAMFAGFYFWWPKFTGKMLNEPLGKFHFWLLFLGFHGTFLVQHWLGAMGFPRRYADYLPGDGFTELNQISSVSSFVLAASTLIFFWNIYITAKKAPKVEVDDPWGYGCSLEWATSCPPPRHNFTSLPRIRSERPAFDLNHPHAAAPGAVPVGATKE; encoded by the coding sequence ATGAGCACGACCACCACCCCCACGCACAGCGCCACGCAGGGGCTGCCGGGCCGCAAGGGCTCGATGATCGTCAACTGGCTGACGTCGACCGACCACAAGATCATCGGGTACATGTACCTGATCACCTCGTTCGGCTTCTTCCTCTTCGGCGGGGTCCTGGCGCTCCTCATGCGCGCCGAGCTGTTCCTCCCGGGCATGCAGGTCATGTCCAACGAGCAGTTCAACCAGATGTTCACCATGCACGGCACGATCATGCTGCTGATGTTCGCGACCCCGCTGTTCGTCGGGTTCTCGAACATCATCATGCCGCTGCAGATCGGCGCCCCCGACGTGGCGTTCCCCCGGATGAACCTGTTCGGGTACTACCTGTTCCTGTTCGGCAGCCTCATCGCCATCAGCGGGTTCATCACCCCGGGCGGCGCCGCCAGCTTCGGCTGGTTCGCCTACACCCCGCTGTCCGACGCGGTCCGCTCGCCGGGCCTGGGCGGCGACCTGTGGATCCTGGGCCTGGCCGTCTCCGGTCTGGGCACCATCCTCAGCGCGGTCAACTTCATCACCACCGGCCTGTGCATGCGCGCGCCCGGTATGACGATGTTCCGCATGCCGATCTTCACCTGGAACACCCTGCTCACCAGCGTCCTGGTGCTCATCGCGTTCCCGGTCCTGACCGCGGCCCTGATCGCCCTGGGCGCCGACCGCATGGTCGGCACGCAGGTCTACAACGCCGAGCACGGCGGTGCCATCCTGTGGCAGCACCTGTTCTGGTTCTTCGGCCACCCCGAGGTGTACATCATCGCGCTGCCGTTCTTCGGCATCGCGACGGAGATCCTGCCGGTGTTCAGCCGCAAGCCGATCTTCGGCTACAAGAGCCTCGTGGCCGCGACGATCGCCATCGCGGGCCTGTCCGTCACCGTGTGGGCCCACCACATGTTCCCGACGGGCGCGGTCCTGCTGCCGTTCTTCTCGTTCATGACGTTCCTCATCGCGGTCCCGACCGGTGTGAAGTTCTTCAACTGGATCGGCACGATGTGGCGCGGCCAGCTCACCTTCGAGACGCCGATGCTCTTCACCATCGGCTTCCTGGTGACCTTCCTCTTCGGCGGTCTCACCGGTGTGCTGCTGGCCTCCCCGCCGATCGACTTCCACGTCACGGACTCCTACTTCGTGGTGGCGCACTTCCACTACGTGGTGTTCGGCACCGTGGTGTTCGCGATGTTCGCGGGCTTCTACTTCTGGTGGCCCAAGTTCACCGGCAAGATGCTCAACGAGCCGCTGGGCAAGTTCCACTTCTGGCTGCTGTTCCTCGGCTTCCACGGCACGTTCCTGGTCCAGCACTGGCTGGGCGCCATGGGCTTCCCGCGCCGCTACGCCGACTACCTGCCCGGTGACGGGTTCACCGAGCTGAACCAGATCTCGTCGGTGTCCTCGTTCGTCCTGGCCGCCTCGACGCTGATCTTCTTCTGGAACATCTACATCACCGCGAAGAAGGCGCCCAAGGTCGAGGTCGACGACCCGTGGGGCTACGGCTGCTCGCTGGAGTGGGCGACCTCCTGCCCGCCGCCGCGGCACAACTTCACGTCGCTGCCGCGGATCCGGTCCGAGCGCCCCGCGTTCGACCTCAACCACCCGCACGCCGCCGCCCCGGGCGCGGTCCCCGTCGGCGCCACGAAGGAGTAG
- a CDS encoding NYN domain-containing protein: MSTRPEAGDSGNGAAPAHGRGEDGERLLRPLPEAVRSRVIDYGSDVLGGMRAAELPAPLRRVAKFEPRRRARLAGPQIAAQLETDPEFRSLVAERVEQVWPELAEGLRSGVVPPAADPVAVGACAYLLRPPGWADIVEGVHRELDREAGAKEADEAAEALEEVNRRLAQAREEHRVETDRLRAQLKEHKAEISELRQKVHTERRRAREAAARAEQAALQADERAAEATGRVGALESENRRLKSRLSAAEAQVENARRAVRAGRNADEARLRVLLDVLVDASHGLRRELALPAAVDSPADLVAAEADERRRVSLGGLPDDDPGLLEHLLTVPRVHLLVDGYNVTKTGYGTLPLADQRTRLLSSLEGLASRTKAEITCVFDGADVDAPPAVAQTRRVRLLFSAPGETADELIVRLVRAEPPGRPIAVVTSDREIVGAVRRAGARAISSPIFLRRLESHG, translated from the coding sequence ATGAGCACCCGCCCGGAGGCCGGCGACTCCGGGAACGGGGCGGCCCCCGCGCACGGCCGCGGGGAGGACGGGGAGCGGCTGCTGCGCCCCCTGCCCGAGGCCGTGCGCTCCCGGGTCATCGACTACGGGTCCGACGTGCTGGGCGGCATGCGCGCCGCCGAGCTGCCCGCCCCGCTGCGGCGGGTGGCCAAGTTCGAGCCGCGCCGCCGGGCCCGGCTGGCCGGGCCGCAGATCGCCGCACAGCTGGAGACCGACCCGGAGTTCCGGTCCCTGGTGGCCGAGCGGGTCGAGCAGGTGTGGCCCGAGCTGGCCGAGGGGCTGCGCTCGGGTGTGGTGCCCCCGGCCGCCGACCCCGTGGCGGTGGGGGCCTGCGCGTACCTGCTGCGGCCGCCGGGGTGGGCCGACATCGTCGAGGGCGTCCACCGCGAGCTGGACCGTGAGGCCGGGGCCAAGGAGGCCGACGAGGCCGCCGAGGCCCTGGAGGAGGTGAACCGCCGTCTGGCCCAGGCCCGCGAGGAGCACCGGGTCGAGACGGACCGGCTGCGCGCCCAGCTCAAGGAGCACAAGGCCGAGATCTCGGAGCTGCGCCAGAAGGTGCACACCGAACGCCGCCGTGCCCGGGAGGCGGCGGCCCGTGCCGAGCAGGCGGCGCTCCAGGCCGACGAGCGCGCCGCGGAGGCCACCGGCCGGGTCGGCGCCCTGGAGTCGGAGAACCGGCGGCTGAAGTCCCGGCTGTCGGCGGCGGAGGCGCAGGTGGAGAACGCGCGGCGGGCCGTGCGGGCGGGCCGCAACGCCGACGAGGCGCGGCTGCGCGTGCTGCTGGACGTGCTGGTCGACGCCTCCCACGGGCTGCGGCGCGAGCTCGCGCTGCCGGCCGCGGTGGACTCCCCCGCCGACCTGGTGGCGGCCGAGGCGGACGAGCGCCGCCGGGTGTCGCTGGGCGGGCTGCCCGACGACGACCCCGGCCTGCTCGAACACCTGCTGACGGTGCCGCGCGTGCACCTGCTGGTGGACGGCTACAACGTCACCAAGACCGGCTACGGGACCCTGCCCCTGGCCGACCAGCGCACCCGGCTGCTGTCCTCCCTGGAGGGGCTGGCCAGCCGCACCAAGGCGGAGATCACCTGTGTCTTCGACGGGGCCGACGTGGACGCCCCGCCGGCGGTGGCCCAGACCCGCCGGGTGCGGCTGCTGTTCAGCGCGCCCGGGGAGACGGCGGACGAGCTGATCGTGCGCCTGGTGCGGGCCGAGCCGCCCGGGCGGCCGATCGCCGTGGTCACCTCCGACCGGGAGATCGTGGGCGCGGTGCGCCGGGCCGGGGCGCGGGCGATCTCCTCGCCCATCTTCCTGCGCAGGTTGGAGTCGCACGGCTGA
- a CDS encoding cytochrome c oxidase subunit 4 has product MKTQAYLFMGVSTFFGLAAALYIYWSWQDTGAIEWTGTTALVVSIGFGWMVGYWLWQAARRSEHFHGLPAEERLDGEIAENAGEYGFFSPHSWWPMFVAMAVAFTAVGVAIGWWMVIIGGFAIILTAIGWVFEYYRKEFQH; this is encoded by the coding sequence ATGAAGACACAGGCCTATCTGTTCATGGGCGTCTCGACCTTCTTCGGTCTGGCGGCCGCCCTGTACATCTACTGGTCCTGGCAGGACACCGGGGCCATCGAGTGGACCGGTACGACGGCGCTGGTCGTCTCCATCGGCTTCGGCTGGATGGTCGGCTACTGGCTCTGGCAGGCGGCCCGCCGCAGCGAGCACTTCCACGGCCTCCCCGCGGAGGAGCGGCTCGACGGCGAGATCGCCGAGAACGCCGGCGAGTACGGCTTCTTCAGCCCGCACAGCTGGTGGCCGATGTTCGTGGCCATGGCCGTGGCGTTCACCGCGGTGGGCGTGGCCATCGGCTGGTGGATGGTGATCATCGGCGGCTTCGCCATCATCCTCACCGCCATCGGCTGGGTCTTCGAGTACTACCGCAAGGAGTTCCAGCACTAG
- the coxB gene encoding cytochrome c oxidase subunit II gives MPEPITEQAERVLSLWQGSWVAAFAVGILVWGLMIWSIIFHRKRSEQLPPQVRYNMPIEALYTVLPIVVIAVLFYFTARDQSYLLDTEQEADVHVEVVAFQWAWQFNYLDAPKDEGGEVLFSEVGTPNPDGTADPSTQSTLVLPENAVVHFDLYSPDVIHSFWIPAFGFKMDVVPGRDNAFQVNLNDGTAGEYIGRCAELCGVDHTRMLFNVEVLPEDEYEAWAAEQERAAAADETEAAEAPDTPDSGEGSGAEGSNAEGTGSGADEAEETNE, from the coding sequence ATGCCGGAGCCGATCACCGAGCAGGCCGAGCGTGTTCTCTCGCTCTGGCAGGGTTCCTGGGTGGCGGCGTTCGCGGTCGGCATTCTCGTGTGGGGGCTGATGATCTGGTCGATCATCTTCCACCGCAAGCGCTCTGAGCAGCTGCCGCCCCAGGTGCGCTACAACATGCCCATCGAGGCGCTCTACACCGTTCTGCCGATCGTCGTCATCGCGGTGCTGTTCTACTTCACCGCGCGCGACCAGAGCTACCTGCTGGACACCGAGCAGGAGGCGGACGTCCACGTCGAGGTCGTCGCGTTCCAGTGGGCGTGGCAGTTCAACTACCTGGACGCCCCCAAGGACGAGGGCGGCGAGGTGCTGTTCTCCGAGGTGGGCACGCCCAACCCGGACGGCACCGCCGACCCCTCCACGCAGTCCACGCTGGTGCTGCCGGAGAACGCGGTCGTGCACTTCGACCTGTACTCCCCGGACGTCATCCACTCGTTCTGGATCCCGGCGTTCGGTTTCAAGATGGACGTCGTCCCGGGCCGCGACAACGCGTTCCAGGTGAACCTCAACGACGGCACCGCCGGCGAGTACATCGGCCGCTGCGCCGAGCTGTGCGGTGTGGACCACACCCGCATGCTCTTCAACGTCGAGGTCCTGCCCGAGGACGAGTACGAGGCCTGGGCCGCCGAGCAGGAGCGGGCCGCGGCCGCCGATGAGACCGAGGCCGCCGAGGCCCCCGACACCCCGGACTCGGGTGAGGGCTCCGGCGCCGAGGGCTCCAACGCGGAGGGCACGGGCTCCGGTGCCGACGAGGCCGAGGAGACCAACGAGTAA
- a CDS encoding glycosyltransferase family 4 protein: protein MPRTLIITNDFPPRAGGIEAFVHEVALRLPDVVVYTSSPSTADGAADPGFDLRLPFPVVRDAAKVLLPSPRVVRRAAAIARLEDCDSVLYGAAAPLGLAAGPLREAVGRQVALTHGHETGWALVPGAREALRRIGDTTDTVTYLGEYSRRRLARALSAPAAARMRRVAPGVDTGRFHPGAGGEQVRARHGLGGRPVVVCVSRLVPRKGQDTLLRAWPRVLADVPDAALLIVGDGPYAGRLRSAAAGLDSVVFTGPVPAAELPAHYDAGDVFAMPCRTRRGGLDVEGLGIVYLEASATGLPVVAGDSGGAPDAVLPGETGHVVDGSLPGPAARALVRLLRDPDRAARMGARGREWVEREWSWDRARARLTGLLTA from the coding sequence GTGCCGCGAACGCTGATCATCACCAACGACTTCCCGCCCCGGGCCGGGGGCATCGAGGCCTTCGTCCACGAGGTGGCGCTGCGCCTGCCCGACGTCGTCGTGTACACGTCCTCCCCCTCCACCGCGGACGGCGCCGCCGACCCCGGCTTCGACCTGCGGCTGCCGTTCCCCGTCGTGCGCGACGCCGCGAAGGTGCTGCTCCCCTCGCCCCGGGTGGTGCGGCGGGCGGCCGCCATCGCCCGGCTGGAGGACTGCGACTCGGTGCTGTACGGGGCGGCGGCACCGCTGGGGCTGGCCGCCGGGCCCCTGCGGGAGGCCGTGGGCCGCCAGGTGGCGCTGACCCACGGGCACGAGACGGGGTGGGCGCTGGTGCCGGGGGCGCGCGAGGCGCTGCGCCGCATCGGCGACACCACCGACACCGTCACCTACCTGGGCGAGTACTCCCGGCGGCGCCTGGCCCGCGCCCTGTCCGCTCCCGCCGCGGCACGGATGCGGCGGGTCGCGCCGGGGGTGGACACCGGCCGGTTCCACCCCGGCGCGGGCGGGGAGCAGGTCCGCGCGCGGCACGGGCTGGGCGGCCGCCCGGTCGTGGTGTGCGTCTCCCGGCTGGTGCCCCGCAAGGGCCAGGACACGCTGCTGCGCGCCTGGCCCCGGGTGCTGGCCGACGTGCCCGACGCGGCGCTGCTGATCGTCGGCGACGGCCCCTACGCCGGGCGGCTGCGGTCGGCGGCCGCCGGCCTGGACTCGGTGGTGTTCACCGGCCCGGTCCCCGCCGCGGAGCTGCCCGCCCACTACGACGCCGGGGACGTGTTCGCGATGCCCTGCCGCACCCGGCGGGGCGGCCTGGACGTGGAGGGCCTGGGGATCGTCTACCTGGAGGCGTCGGCCACCGGGCTGCCGGTGGTAGCGGGCGACTCCGGGGGCGCCCCGGACGCGGTCCTGCCCGGGGAGACCGGGCACGTCGTCGACGGCTCCCTCCCCGGTCCCGCCGCCCGGGCGCTCGTCCGGCTCCTGCGCGACCCCGACCGCGCCGCCCGGATGGGCGCACGCGGCCGGGAGTGGGTGGAGCGGGAGTGGTCCTGGGACCGCGCCCGCGCACGCCTCACAGGTCTTCTGACGGCCTAG
- a CDS encoding L,D-transpeptidase, translated as MNRRVRLAGRLATGTVAVALAATACTAAEEEPKEAPGPRISISPAPGEAGIAPNTPVRVSVEGGVLTDVTVEQVDREQWAAAEAGRTDGRGPARAPVTGTLSEDGSAWVSDWNLAPGGVVSVYATARDDGGERTEVVSTFGTHAVAGEDRLAEPFVLPQDGQTVGVGMPVVVTFEEPVENREQVENSMHVTSEEATEGAWNWPNETTAVFRPKKYWEPHQKVTVDLRLTGVEASEGVFGTEDRRIGFEVGRELIATMHVPEHRMHVEVDGERVRSIPVSNGKGERHFNTTTSGIHVLMEKYSRLVMDSATVGIPAGSPGYYRVEADWAVRTSNSGEFTHAAPWNGSIGYANRSNGCTNMSVSDARWFHDNTLMGDVLETTGTARELEWDNGWGFYQRSWEQWLEHSETGEPQATDSDGPPGGVHGEGL; from the coding sequence ATGAACCGACGAGTCCGGCTCGCGGGGCGCCTGGCCACCGGCACGGTCGCGGTGGCCCTGGCGGCCACGGCCTGCACGGCCGCGGAAGAGGAGCCGAAGGAGGCGCCCGGCCCGCGGATCTCCATCAGCCCGGCCCCGGGGGAGGCCGGGATCGCGCCCAACACACCGGTGCGGGTCTCCGTGGAGGGCGGGGTCCTCACCGACGTCACCGTCGAACAGGTCGACCGGGAGCAGTGGGCCGCGGCGGAGGCGGGGCGGACGGACGGGCGGGGCCCCGCGCGGGCACCGGTCACCGGAACGCTCTCGGAGGACGGCTCGGCCTGGGTCAGCGACTGGAACCTGGCCCCCGGCGGGGTCGTCTCCGTCTACGCCACCGCCCGGGACGACGGCGGCGAGCGCACCGAGGTCGTCTCCACGTTCGGCACCCACGCGGTGGCCGGGGAGGACCGCCTGGCCGAGCCCTTCGTGCTGCCGCAGGACGGGCAGACCGTCGGGGTGGGCATGCCCGTCGTCGTCACCTTCGAGGAGCCGGTGGAGAACCGCGAGCAGGTCGAGAACTCCATGCACGTGACCTCGGAGGAGGCCACCGAGGGGGCCTGGAACTGGCCGAACGAGACCACCGCGGTGTTCCGGCCGAAGAAGTACTGGGAACCGCACCAGAAGGTCACCGTCGACCTGCGGCTGACCGGTGTGGAGGCCTCCGAGGGGGTGTTCGGCACCGAGGACCGGCGCATCGGGTTCGAGGTGGGCCGCGAGCTCATCGCCACCATGCACGTCCCCGAGCACCGGATGCACGTGGAGGTGGACGGGGAGCGCGTCCGCTCCATCCCGGTCAGCAACGGCAAGGGGGAGCGGCACTTCAACACCACCACGTCCGGGATCCACGTCCTGATGGAGAAGTACAGCAGGCTGGTGATGGACTCGGCGACCGTCGGCATCCCGGCGGGATCGCCCGGCTACTACCGGGTCGAGGCCGACTGGGCGGTGCGCACCTCCAACAGCGGCGAGTTCACCCACGCCGCGCCCTGGAACGGGAGCATCGGCTACGCGAACCGGTCCAACGGCTGCACCAACATGTCGGTCTCCGACGCCCGCTGGTTCCACGACAACACCCTGATGGGCGACGTGCTGGAGACCACCGGCACCGCGCGGGAGCTGGAGTGGGACAACGGCTGGGGGTTCTACCAGCGCTCCTGGGAGCAGTGGCTGGAGCACAGCGAGACGGGCGAGCCGCAGGCGACCGACTCCGACGGCCCGCCCGGCGGCGTCCACGGAGAGGGCCTGTGA
- a CDS encoding NlpC/P60 family protein, with protein MKNTGGRRTARRIAASTGIGAVVASSLLVPGTAHADPTREEVEEEIERLNEEASTAVEEYNQAKEDHEVAEARYEELEEQVGDEQENYEALKEKVQKLANATYQSGDLDSITNILTSDGPEGLLEQNADLTYLSETHQTQLDEFGESAERLFSLKDESEEALKEAEEALEEAEEAKKEVEEKIEAQEELLAEFPDADASTEGANDSGGQSYTGGASGSAGAALDFAYAQIGKPYIYGGTGPNGYDCSGLVQASWRAGGVDLPRTTYSQAEVGNRIYDINALQPGDIMFFTGLSHNGLYAGGGQMVHAPRTGRNIEVVGLAAYWGGVFEFAVRP; from the coding sequence ATGAAGAACACCGGTGGTCGGCGTACGGCTCGCCGCATCGCTGCCTCGACCGGAATCGGAGCGGTCGTCGCAAGCTCCCTCCTCGTCCCCGGCACCGCCCACGCGGACCCCACCCGCGAAGAGGTCGAGGAGGAGATCGAGCGCCTCAACGAGGAGGCCTCCACCGCGGTCGAGGAGTACAACCAGGCCAAGGAGGACCACGAGGTCGCCGAGGCCCGGTACGAGGAACTCGAGGAGCAGGTCGGGGACGAGCAGGAGAACTACGAGGCCCTCAAGGAGAAGGTCCAGAAGCTCGCCAACGCGACCTACCAGTCCGGCGACCTGGACTCGATCACCAACATCCTGACCTCCGACGGCCCCGAGGGGCTGCTGGAGCAGAACGCCGACCTCACCTACCTCTCCGAGACCCACCAGACCCAGCTGGACGAGTTCGGCGAGTCCGCCGAGCGCCTGTTCTCCCTCAAGGACGAGTCCGAGGAGGCTCTGAAGGAGGCCGAGGAGGCGCTGGAGGAGGCCGAGGAGGCCAAGAAGGAGGTGGAGGAGAAGATCGAGGCGCAGGAGGAGCTGCTCGCCGAGTTCCCCGACGCCGACGCCTCCACCGAGGGCGCCAACGACTCCGGCGGCCAGTCCTACACGGGCGGCGCCTCGGGCAGCGCGGGCGCCGCGCTGGACTTCGCCTACGCCCAGATCGGCAAGCCCTACATCTACGGCGGCACCGGCCCCAACGGCTACGACTGCTCCGGCCTGGTGCAGGCCTCCTGGCGCGCCGGCGGCGTGGACCTGCCCCGGACCACGTACTCGCAGGCCGAGGTGGGCAACCGCATCTACGACATCAACGCCCTCCAGCCGGGCGACATCATGTTCTTCACCGGGCTGAGCCACAACGGCCTGTACGCGGGCGGCGGGCAGATGGTGCACGCCCCGCGCACCGGCCGCAACATCGAGGTGGTCGGACTGGCCGCCTACTGGGGCGGCGTGTTCGAGTTCGCCGTGCGCCCCTGA
- a CDS encoding C40 family peptidase yields the protein MSVSRRISVVAVLSCGAFLLPASVAYAEPTADEVREEIERLEEEFAELNATYNEAKEDHEVAEEKLEDIREDLEEAQERVEKLGRGVRTLANLAYTGTDFTSPTQLIGSGAPEEAMFHQADLTYLSEQHNASLDRYLEELEELETLEAEAEETEEEAAEALKEAEEATEAAEEKMEEQEALLGELTEEERAAATSNTANTGGSTGGSGGGGSSYTGPASGNARVALDFAYAQIGKPYVWGGTGPNGYDCSGLTQAAWAQAGVSLPRTTYDQVNAGQRVSWENKQPGDLLFFYGSSPSHVGLYAGNGMMVHASTSGKPIGEVALNDYYRSNFVAAVRP from the coding sequence GTGTCCGTATCGCGCCGCATATCGGTCGTTGCCGTCCTGTCCTGCGGAGCGTTCCTGCTGCCCGCGTCGGTCGCGTACGCCGAGCCGACCGCCGATGAGGTCCGCGAGGAGATCGAACGCCTCGAAGAGGAGTTCGCCGAGCTCAACGCGACCTACAACGAGGCGAAGGAGGACCACGAGGTCGCCGAGGAGAAGCTCGAGGACATCCGAGAGGACCTCGAGGAGGCCCAGGAGCGGGTGGAGAAGCTGGGCCGCGGCGTGCGCACCCTGGCCAACCTCGCCTACACCGGCACGGACTTCACCTCCCCCACCCAGCTGATCGGCTCGGGCGCCCCCGAGGAGGCGATGTTCCACCAGGCCGACCTGACCTACCTCTCCGAGCAGCACAACGCCAGCCTCGACCGGTACCTCGAGGAACTGGAGGAGCTGGAAACGCTGGAGGCCGAGGCCGAGGAGACCGAGGAGGAGGCCGCCGAGGCCCTCAAGGAGGCCGAGGAGGCCACCGAGGCGGCCGAGGAGAAGATGGAGGAGCAGGAGGCCCTGCTCGGCGAGCTGACCGAGGAGGAGCGGGCCGCGGCCACCTCCAACACCGCCAACACCGGCGGCTCCACCGGGGGCTCCGGCGGGGGCGGCTCCAGCTACACCGGTCCGGCCTCGGGCAACGCCCGGGTCGCCCTGGACTTCGCCTACGCCCAGATCGGCAAGCCCTACGTGTGGGGCGGCACCGGCCCCAACGGCTACGACTGCTCCGGCCTGACCCAGGCCGCCTGGGCGCAGGCGGGCGTGAGCCTGCCGCGCACCACCTACGACCAGGTCAACGCGGGCCAGCGGGTCTCCTGGGAGAACAAGCAGCCCGGCGACCTGCTGTTCTTCTACGGCTCCAGCCCGAGCCACGTGGGCCTGTACGCGGGCAACGGCATGATGGTGCATGCCTCGACCTCGGGCAAGCCCATCGGCGAGGTCGCCCTCAACGACTACTACCGGTCCAACTTCGTCGCGGCCGTCCGCCCGTAG